A region of Chelonia mydas isolate rCheMyd1 chromosome 7, rCheMyd1.pri.v2, whole genome shotgun sequence DNA encodes the following proteins:
- the LOC102943470 gene encoding transmembrane protein 150A isoform X4: MPAWGILPVTLPAVTITGMWIVYAMALSNNHICPVHNWNYNQSCGLDGPISCCTLDHIPLVSKCGTFPPESCFFSLICSLGSFMVMLVGLLRYAHVIECCGPSLLNTLGLAAGWICAAGLTMVGNFQSLLTYRMAKTRGHYWTAHLRSILSALAFITLVFSGVFFVQESFVLQHVAALCEWIFIINILVFYGTFTFEFGAISTDTFLVLLKASRAPKSYKSDSSTASMPHGHRHSEGLAMV, translated from the exons ATGCCCGCCTGGGGGATCCTGCCCGTCACCCTGCCCGCCGTCACCATCACCGGCATGTGGATCGT GTATGCCATGGCGCTCTCTAACAACCACATCTGCCCAGTCCACAACTG GAATTATAACcagtcctgtgggctggatggcCCCATTTCGTGCTGCACTCTGGATCACATTCCTCTGGTCAG caaGTGCGGCACCTTCCCTCCAGAGAGCTGCTTCTTCAGCCTGATCTGCAGCCTGGGCTCGTTCATGG TGATGCTTGTTGGCCTGCTGAGATACGCCCACGTCATCGAGTGTTGTGGGCCGTCCCTCCTCAACACCCTGGGGCTGGCGGCAGGCTGGATCTGCGCCGCTGGCCTCACCATGGTTGGCAACTTTCAG TCACTTCTGACTTACCGCATGGCGAAAACCAGGGGCCACTACTGGACCGCCCACTTGCGCAGCATCCTCTCCGCTCTGGCCTTCATCACCCTTGTCTTCA GTGGTGTGTTCTTCGTCCAGGAGAGTTTTGTTCTGCAGCACGTGGCCGCCCTGTGCGAGTGGATTTTCATCATCAACATCCTCGTCTTCTACGGCACCTTCACGTTTGAGTTCGGGGCCATCTCCACAGACACGTTCCTGGTACTCCTGAAAGCCAGCCGGGCTCCCAAGAGCTACAAATCCGACAGCAGTACAGCCAGCATGCCGCACGGCCACCGCCACTCCGAGGGCCTGGCCATGGTCTGA
- the LOC102943470 gene encoding transmembrane protein 150A isoform X2 yields MPAWGILPVTLPAVTITGMWIVYAMALSNNHICPVHNWNYNQSCGLDGPISCCTLDHIPLVSKCGTFPPESCFFSLICSLGSFMVMLVGLLRYAHVIECCGPSLLNTLGLAAGWICAAGLTMVGNFQVDYAKVLHYIGAGVAFPTSMLFVFLQSLLTYRMAKTRGHYWTAHLRSILSALAFITLVFSGVFFVQESFVLQHVAALCEWIFIINILVFYGTFTFEFGAISTDTFLVLLKASRAPKSYKSDSSTASMPHGHRHSEGLAMV; encoded by the exons ATGCCCGCCTGGGGGATCCTGCCCGTCACCCTGCCCGCCGTCACCATCACCGGCATGTGGATCGT GTATGCCATGGCGCTCTCTAACAACCACATCTGCCCAGTCCACAACTG GAATTATAACcagtcctgtgggctggatggcCCCATTTCGTGCTGCACTCTGGATCACATTCCTCTGGTCAG caaGTGCGGCACCTTCCCTCCAGAGAGCTGCTTCTTCAGCCTGATCTGCAGCCTGGGCTCGTTCATGG TGATGCTTGTTGGCCTGCTGAGATACGCCCACGTCATCGAGTGTTGTGGGCCGTCCCTCCTCAACACCCTGGGGCTGGCGGCAGGCTGGATCTGCGCCGCTGGCCTCACCATGGTTGGCAACTTTCAG GTGGACTATGCCAAGGTGCTGCATTACATTGGCGCAGGTGTGGCGTTTCCGACCAGCATGCTCTTTGTGTTCCTGCAGTCACTTCTGACTTACCGCATGGCGAAAACCAGGGGCCACTACTGGACCGCCCACTTGCGCAGCATCCTCTCCGCTCTGGCCTTCATCACCCTTGTCTTCA GTGGTGTGTTCTTCGTCCAGGAGAGTTTTGTTCTGCAGCACGTGGCCGCCCTGTGCGAGTGGATTTTCATCATCAACATCCTCGTCTTCTACGGCACCTTCACGTTTGAGTTCGGGGCCATCTCCACAGACACGTTCCTGGTACTCCTGAAAGCCAGCCGGGCTCCCAAGAGCTACAAATCCGACAGCAGTACAGCCAGCATGCCGCACGGCCACCGCCACTCCGAGGGCCTGGCCATGGTCTGA
- the LOC102943470 gene encoding transmembrane protein 150A isoform X1 — translation MEQRTVSSSKVERSGAVTPAPATHSCIQRYAMALSNNHICPVHNWNYNQSCGLDGPISCCTLDHIPLVSKCGTFPPESCFFSLICSLGSFMVMLVGLLRYAHVIECCGPSLLNTLGLAAGWICAAGLTMVGNFQVDYAKVLHYIGAGVAFPTSMLFVFLQSLLTYRMAKTRGHYWTAHLRSILSALAFITLVFSGVFFVQESFVLQHVAALCEWIFIINILVFYGTFTFEFGAISTDTFLVLLKASRAPKSYKSDSSTASMPHGHRHSEGLAMV, via the exons ATGGAGCAGAGAACAGTTTCCAGCTCCAAGGTGGAAAGGTCGGGTGCAGTGACTCCAGCTCCTGCTACACACAGCTGTATTCAGAG GTATGCCATGGCGCTCTCTAACAACCACATCTGCCCAGTCCACAACTG GAATTATAACcagtcctgtgggctggatggcCCCATTTCGTGCTGCACTCTGGATCACATTCCTCTGGTCAG caaGTGCGGCACCTTCCCTCCAGAGAGCTGCTTCTTCAGCCTGATCTGCAGCCTGGGCTCGTTCATGG TGATGCTTGTTGGCCTGCTGAGATACGCCCACGTCATCGAGTGTTGTGGGCCGTCCCTCCTCAACACCCTGGGGCTGGCGGCAGGCTGGATCTGCGCCGCTGGCCTCACCATGGTTGGCAACTTTCAG GTGGACTATGCCAAGGTGCTGCATTACATTGGCGCAGGTGTGGCGTTTCCGACCAGCATGCTCTTTGTGTTCCTGCAGTCACTTCTGACTTACCGCATGGCGAAAACCAGGGGCCACTACTGGACCGCCCACTTGCGCAGCATCCTCTCCGCTCTGGCCTTCATCACCCTTGTCTTCA GTGGTGTGTTCTTCGTCCAGGAGAGTTTTGTTCTGCAGCACGTGGCCGCCCTGTGCGAGTGGATTTTCATCATCAACATCCTCGTCTTCTACGGCACCTTCACGTTTGAGTTCGGGGCCATCTCCACAGACACGTTCCTGGTACTCCTGAAAGCCAGCCGGGCTCCCAAGAGCTACAAATCCGACAGCAGTACAGCCAGCATGCCGCACGGCCACCGCCACTCCGAGGGCCTGGCCATGGTCTGA
- the LOC102943470 gene encoding transmembrane protein 150A isoform X3, producing the protein MEQRTVSSSKVERSGAVTPAPATHSCIQRYAMALSNNHICPVHNWNYNQSCGLDGPISCCTLDHIPLVSKCGTFPPESCFFSLICSLGSFMVMLVGLLRYAHVIECCGPSLLNTLGLAAGWICAAGLTMVGNFQSLLTYRMAKTRGHYWTAHLRSILSALAFITLVFSGVFFVQESFVLQHVAALCEWIFIINILVFYGTFTFEFGAISTDTFLVLLKASRAPKSYKSDSSTASMPHGHRHSEGLAMV; encoded by the exons ATGGAGCAGAGAACAGTTTCCAGCTCCAAGGTGGAAAGGTCGGGTGCAGTGACTCCAGCTCCTGCTACACACAGCTGTATTCAGAG GTATGCCATGGCGCTCTCTAACAACCACATCTGCCCAGTCCACAACTG GAATTATAACcagtcctgtgggctggatggcCCCATTTCGTGCTGCACTCTGGATCACATTCCTCTGGTCAG caaGTGCGGCACCTTCCCTCCAGAGAGCTGCTTCTTCAGCCTGATCTGCAGCCTGGGCTCGTTCATGG TGATGCTTGTTGGCCTGCTGAGATACGCCCACGTCATCGAGTGTTGTGGGCCGTCCCTCCTCAACACCCTGGGGCTGGCGGCAGGCTGGATCTGCGCCGCTGGCCTCACCATGGTTGGCAACTTTCAG TCACTTCTGACTTACCGCATGGCGAAAACCAGGGGCCACTACTGGACCGCCCACTTGCGCAGCATCCTCTCCGCTCTGGCCTTCATCACCCTTGTCTTCA GTGGTGTGTTCTTCGTCCAGGAGAGTTTTGTTCTGCAGCACGTGGCCGCCCTGTGCGAGTGGATTTTCATCATCAACATCCTCGTCTTCTACGGCACCTTCACGTTTGAGTTCGGGGCCATCTCCACAGACACGTTCCTGGTACTCCTGAAAGCCAGCCGGGCTCCCAAGAGCTACAAATCCGACAGCAGTACAGCCAGCATGCCGCACGGCCACCGCCACTCCGAGGGCCTGGCCATGGTCTGA